In the genome of Achromobacter sp. MFA1 R4, the window CCAGGTCCGGCCTCGGTAATCGGCCGTGGGCAGACGGGGAACGGCCGTGCTTACCGGATGCGGTTCATCAGGCGACAAGGCGCGACTGGCGCCCTCTTCCAGCGCGGTCAGCGCGGCCTGCGCCTGCCGCTGCGCCTCGCCCGCAAAAAAGTCGATCCCGGAAATCTGCGTGAACCGCTTGCGCAGCTTGCGCGCCTGTTTGAGCGTTTCCATGGCAGTTGCGGTCGTGAGCGCGGCGCGGGCCTGCGCCACTTCCTGCATCAGCTCGGCATAGTCGGCCGAACGGTCGAACAGCGCGCGAAACTCGCCCTCGTCCGCCGGGGAACAGGCGGCCGCCTGCAGCAGAAACACGCTGCCCCCGTTATCGCGCACATCTTGCGCGATGGCCGCCAGATCGCTGTCCTGTTGACCGGGCAACAGGTAGACCCCGTCACGCAACACGGCGGCCCCGCAGGACTTCAGGGCTCGCCAGGCGCGCATGCGGGCGGTGGCGTTTTCAGTAGACAGCGAAAGGATGAGGATTAGCCAGTTCATGAGAAGAGCGTACTGCGTAATTGTTGTGGACGCTACATCTATGTAGAGATTCATACACAAATAAATTGCCAGATTTCAATTGCTTAATAGTTCAATAATCGTTGTATCATCGACTCATGAACGAAGACCAAGCCATCATGGCGCTCGGCGCCCTTGCCCATCCCCAACGATTGCGGACGTTTCGCGCCCTGGTCGTGGCCGGGCCGCCCGGATTGACGCCCAGCGTGCTGGCGGAGCAGCTTGAGGTCGCGCGAAACACGCTGTCCTTCCATTTGAAAGAGCTTGCGCATGCCGGCCTGGTCAGCGTCGAGCAACAAGGACGCAATCTGATTTACCGCGCCGATTTCTCGCGCATGAACGGATTGCTCGGCTATCTCACCGAACACTGCTGCCAGGGCGAATCTTGCGAGGCGTCCGTCCCGGGCGCCTGCACGACCTGCTGATCAGGAGCTTTCCATGAAGCGCTTTCACGTTCACCTGCACGTCGATGACCTCTCCGCGAACATCGGTTTCTACTCCCGGCTGTTCGCCTGCGAGCCGGCCCGCGTCGAATCCGATTACGCAAAGTGGATGCTGGACGATCCACCGGTCAATTTTGCGATCTCGACCCGCGGCAATACCCAGGGCGTCGACCATTTCGGGATACAGGCCGACAGCGCCGACGAGCTGGCCGCGCTGAAGTCCCGGGCCAATGCCGCCGCCCTGTCCCTGCAGGACCAGGGTGAAACGGCCTGCTGCTACGCGCGCAGCGAGAAATACTGGATCACCGACCCCCAGGGGCTGGCGTGGGAACACTTCCACACCCTGGGCACGATTCCCGTCTTTGGCGAATCGCACGGCACGGCTACCGGCCAGCCGCAGACGCCCGCCTGCTGTCCGCCGGCAGCCACTGCCCGAGTCAAAACCCAAGCGCCGGCCCCGGCCGGTTGCTGCGTCCCCAACCCGAATTCCGCTTCCCCCTGCTGCTAGGACCACCCCATGTCGCACTCTCCTTTCAATGTGCTCTTTCTCTGCACCGGCAACTCCGCACGCTCCATCCTGGCCGAAGGGCTGCTCAATGGCCTGGGCGGCGAGCGCTTTCGCGCCTACTCCGCCGGCAGCTCGCCCAAGGGCGAGGTCCATCCGCTGGCCGTCGCCACGCTGGGATCGTATTCGCTGCCCACGGCGGGCTATCGCAGCAAAAGCTGGGACGAGTTCGCGGCGCCCGACGCCCCGAAAATGGACTTCATCATCACGGTGTGCGACAACGCCGCGGGCGAAGTCTGCCCGGTATGGCCCGGCCAGCCCATGACCGCGCATTGGGGCGTGCCGGACCCCGCCGCCCATGAAGGCAGCGAAGAAGAACGCCTCAAGGCCTTTCACGATGCGGCCCGTATGCTCAAGCGGCGCATCGAACTCTTCCTGTCCTTGCCGCTGGACCGCCTGGATGCGCTGTCGCTCCAGCATGAGCTGCGCGGCATCGGCCAATCGGGGGAGTGAATCGATGTCGTCCAGCACAAACGTGAACACCAACGCGGCATCGGCGCCGCGCCAGCGCCCCGGCATGAACGTTTTCGAGCGCTACCTGACGGTATGGGTCTTCCTGTGCATCGTGTCGGGCGTAATCCTCGGCCAGTCCATGCCGACGGTCTTCCAGGCCATCGGGCGCATGGAAGTCGCCCAGGTCAATCTGCCCGTGGGCGTGTTGATCTGGGTGATGATCATTCCAATGCTGCTCAAGGTGGATTTTGGCGCGCTGGGCCAGGTCAGGCAGCACTGGCGAGGCATCGGCGTCACGCTGTTCATCAACTGGGCCGTCAAGCCGTTCTCGATGGCGTTCCTGGGCTGGCTGTTCATCCGCCAGGTCTTTTCGCCGTGGCTGCCCGCGGACCAGCTGGATAGTTACATCGCGGGCCTGATCCTGCTGGCGGCGGCGCCCTGCACCGCGATGGTCTTCGTCTGGAGCCGGCTGACCGGCGGAGACCCCGTTTTCACGCTTTCTCAGGTGGCGCTGAACGACACGATCATGGTGTTTGCCTTCGCGCCCGTGGTCGGACTGTTGCTGGGCCTGTCCGCCATCACCGTGCCGTGGGACACCTTGCTGGTGTCGGTGGGACTGTACATCGTGATCCCGGTCATCCTTGCCCAGGTCTGGCGCCGGGCGCTGCTGCGTCGCGGCCAGGCGGCGTTCGACGCGGCGCTGGCGCGCATCGGGCCGTTTTCGATGGCGGCCCTGCTGCTGACGCTGGTGCTGCTGTTCGCGTTCCAGGGCGAAGCCATCATCGGCCAGCCGCTGGTGATTGCCATGCTGGCCGTTCCCATCCTCATCCAGGTGTTTTTCAATTCGGGCCTGGCGTACTGGCTCAATCGCCGCGTGGGCGAAAAACACAGCATTGCGTGCCCGTCGGCCCTGATCGGCGCGTCCAACTTTTTCGAGCTGGCCGTCGCCGCCGCGATCAGCCTGTTCGGCTTCCAGTCGGGCGCCGCGCTGGCGACCGTGGTCGGCGTGCTCATCGAGGTGCCGGTCATGCTGCTCGTCGTGCGCATCGTCAATCGAAGCAAGGGATGGTACGAGGCCGGCATCCCGCGGCAATGACGCGGAAGGGCCTGCCGCCCTGCCGCGGCATGCGGCCCCCGTTGACATCCCTTCCTGCACCCTCAACAGAGACAATTCATGAGTTCAATAACCATCTATCACAACCCCGCCTGCGGCACGTCGCGCAACGTGCTTGGGCTCAT includes:
- a CDS encoding chromate resistance protein ChrB domain-containing protein, translated to MNWLILILSLSTENATARMRAWRALKSCGAAVLRDGVYLLPGQQDSDLAAIAQDVRDNGGSVFLLQAAACSPADEGEFRALFDRSADYAELMQEVAQARAALTTATAMETLKQARKLRKRFTQISGIDFFAGEAQRQAQAALTALEEGASRALSPDEPHPVSTAVPRLPTADYRGRTWATRARPWVDRLASAWLIRRHIDPEARILWLSSPADCPRDALGFDFDGAMFSHVGALVTFETLLAAFGLHNPALERLGAIVHYLDVGGVQPAEAAGVEQVLAGLRDTIPDDDQLLALACGVFDGLAASFGKEAAT
- a CDS encoding helix-turn-helix transcriptional regulator, which codes for MNEDQAIMALGALAHPQRLRTFRALVVAGPPGLTPSVLAEQLEVARNTLSFHLKELAHAGLVSVEQQGRNLIYRADFSRMNGLLGYLTEHCCQGESCEASVPGACTTC
- a CDS encoding ArsI/CadI family heavy metal resistance metalloenzyme; this encodes MKRFHVHLHVDDLSANIGFYSRLFACEPARVESDYAKWMLDDPPVNFAISTRGNTQGVDHFGIQADSADELAALKSRANAAALSLQDQGETACCYARSEKYWITDPQGLAWEHFHTLGTIPVFGESHGTATGQPQTPACCPPAATARVKTQAPAPAGCCVPNPNSASPCC
- a CDS encoding arsenate reductase ArsC; the encoded protein is MSHSPFNVLFLCTGNSARSILAEGLLNGLGGERFRAYSAGSSPKGEVHPLAVATLGSYSLPTAGYRSKSWDEFAAPDAPKMDFIITVCDNAAGEVCPVWPGQPMTAHWGVPDPAAHEGSEEERLKAFHDAARMLKRRIELFLSLPLDRLDALSLQHELRGIGQSGE
- the arsB gene encoding ACR3 family arsenite efflux transporter; this translates as MSSSTNVNTNAASAPRQRPGMNVFERYLTVWVFLCIVSGVILGQSMPTVFQAIGRMEVAQVNLPVGVLIWVMIIPMLLKVDFGALGQVRQHWRGIGVTLFINWAVKPFSMAFLGWLFIRQVFSPWLPADQLDSYIAGLILLAAAPCTAMVFVWSRLTGGDPVFTLSQVALNDTIMVFAFAPVVGLLLGLSAITVPWDTLLVSVGLYIVIPVILAQVWRRALLRRGQAAFDAALARIGPFSMAALLLTLVLLFAFQGEAIIGQPLVIAMLAVPILIQVFFNSGLAYWLNRRVGEKHSIACPSALIGASNFFELAVAAAISLFGFQSGAALATVVGVLIEVPVMLLVVRIVNRSKGWYEAGIPRQ